Proteins from one Xenorhabdus griffiniae genomic window:
- the fusA gene encoding elongation factor G: MARKTPITRYRNIGISAHIDAGKTTTTERILFYTGVSHKIGEVHDGAATMDWMEQEQERGITITSAATTAFWSGMAKQYEPHRINIIDTPGHVDFTIEVERSMRVLDGAVMVYCAVGGVQPQSETVWRQANKYNVPRIAFVNKMDRMGANFLRVVEQIKTRLAANPVPLQLAIGAEDTFTGVIDLLKMKAINWNDEDQGITFEYEDIPADMLEQAQEWHQNLIESAAEASEELMDKYLGGEELTEEEIKAALRKRVLANEIILVTCGSAFKNKGVQAMLDAVVEYLPAPTDVESIKGMLPDGKDTPAERHSSDEEPFSALAFKIATDPFVGNLTFFRVYSGVVNSGDTVLNPVKDKKERFGRIVQMHANKREEIKEVRAGDIAAAIGLKDVTTGDTLCDMNSPIILERMEFPEPVISVAIEPKTKADQEKMGIALGRLAQEDPSFRVSSDEESGQTIIAGMGELHLDVLVDRMRREFNVEANVGKPQVAYRETIRASVEQEGKHAKQSGGRGQYGHVWLRIEPLEAGGAGYEFVNEIVGGVVPKEYIPGVDKGVQEQLKSGVLAGYPIVDVKVALFDGSYHDVDSSEIAFKIAASMAFKEGFMKAKPVLLEPIMKVEVETPEDYMGDVIGDLNRRRGMIDGMDDIATGKIVRAQVPLSEMFGYATDLRSQTQGRASYSMEFLKYNEAPSNVAQAIIEARKSR; this comes from the coding sequence CATTCTGGTCTGGTATGGCTAAACAGTATGAGCCACACCGTATCAACATCATCGACACCCCAGGCCACGTTGACTTCACTATCGAAGTAGAACGTTCTATGCGTGTTCTTGACGGTGCAGTAATGGTTTACTGTGCAGTTGGTGGTGTTCAGCCACAGTCTGAAACTGTATGGCGTCAGGCGAACAAATATAACGTTCCACGTATCGCGTTCGTTAACAAAATGGACCGTATGGGTGCGAACTTCCTGCGCGTTGTTGAGCAGATCAAAACTCGTCTGGCTGCCAACCCTGTTCCTCTGCAATTGGCAATCGGTGCAGAAGATACCTTCACCGGTGTTATTGATTTGCTGAAAATGAAAGCAATCAACTGGAACGACGAAGATCAGGGTATTACCTTCGAATACGAAGATATTCCGGCTGACATGCTTGAGCAGGCTCAGGAGTGGCATCAAAACCTGATCGAATCCGCAGCAGAAGCATCAGAAGAACTGATGGATAAATACCTGGGCGGTGAAGAGCTGACTGAAGAAGAAATCAAGGCAGCTCTGCGTAAGCGTGTTCTGGCTAACGAAATTATCCTGGTTACCTGTGGTTCTGCATTTAAGAACAAAGGTGTTCAGGCAATGCTGGATGCAGTTGTCGAATATCTGCCAGCGCCAACAGATGTTGAATCCATCAAAGGTATGCTGCCAGACGGTAAAGACACTCCAGCAGAACGTCACTCCAGCGATGAAGAGCCGTTCTCTGCACTGGCGTTTAAAATCGCGACTGACCCATTTGTGGGTAACTTGACGTTCTTCCGCGTTTACTCTGGTGTGGTTAACTCTGGTGATACCGTACTGAACCCGGTAAAAGACAAAAAAGAACGTTTTGGCCGTATCGTTCAGATGCACGCTAACAAACGTGAAGAAATTAAAGAAGTCCGTGCAGGCGACATCGCTGCTGCTATCGGTCTGAAAGATGTAACTACCGGTGATACTCTCTGTGACATGAACTCTCCAATCATTCTGGAGCGCATGGAATTCCCAGAGCCAGTTATCTCTGTTGCTATCGAGCCAAAAACTAAAGCTGACCAAGAAAAAATGGGTATCGCTTTAGGCCGTCTGGCTCAGGAAGACCCATCTTTCCGCGTGAGCAGTGATGAAGAGTCTGGTCAGACTATCATCGCAGGTATGGGTGAGCTGCACCTCGACGTTCTGGTTGACCGTATGCGTCGTGAATTCAACGTTGAAGCGAACGTAGGTAAACCTCAGGTTGCTTACCGTGAAACCATTCGTGCTTCTGTTGAGCAGGAAGGTAAACACGCTAAACAGTCCGGTGGTCGCGGTCAGTACGGTCACGTTTGGCTACGTATCGAGCCTCTGGAAGCCGGTGGTGCTGGTTACGAATTCGTGAACGAAATCGTTGGTGGTGTTGTTCCTAAAGAATACATCCCAGGTGTTGACAAAGGCGTTCAGGAACAGCTGAAGAGCGGTGTTCTGGCTGGTTACCCAATCGTTGACGTTAAAGTTGCCCTGTTCGATGGTTCTTACCATGACGTTGACTCCTCAGAAATCGCCTTTAAAATTGCTGCATCCATGGCATTTAAAGAAGGCTTCATGAAAGCGAAACCAGTTCTGCTGGAACCTATCATGAAAGTCGAAGTGGAAACACCAGAAGATTACATGGGTGACGTCATCGGTGACCTGAACCGTCGCCGTGGTATGATCGATGGTATGGATGATATAGCTACGGGCAAAATTGTTCGTGCTCAAGTACCATTGTCTGAAATGTTTGGTTATGCTACTGACCTGCGTTCTCAGACCCAAGGTCGTGCTTCTTACTCCATGGAGTTCTTGAAGTACAACGAAGCGCCTAGCAACGTCGCTCAGGCTATTATCGAAGCTCGTAAATCTAGATAA
- the tuf gene encoding elongation factor Tu, with the protein MSKEKFERSKPHVNVGTIGHVDHGKTTLTAAITTVLAKTYGGNARAFDQIDNAPEEKARGITISTSHVEYDTPTRHYAHVDCPGHADYVKNMITGAAQMDGAILVVAATDGPMPQTREHILLGRQVGVPYIIVFLNKCDMVDDEELLELVEMEVRELLSQYDFPGDDTPIIRGSALKALEGDAEWEAKVIELAEALDSYIPEPERDIDKPFLLPIEDVFSISGRGTVVTGRVERGIVKVGDEVEIVGIKETTKTTCTGVEMFRKLLDEGRAGENVGVLLRGTKRDDVERGQVLAKPGSIHPHTQFESEVYILSKDEGGRHTPFFKGYRPQFYFRTTDVTGTIELPEGVEMVMPGDNINMKVTLIAPIAMDEGLRFAIREGGRTVGAGVVAKVIA; encoded by the coding sequence GTGTCTAAAGAAAAGTTTGAACGTTCAAAACCGCACGTTAACGTTGGTACTATCGGCCACGTTGACCACGGTAAAACTACCCTGACTGCTGCAATCACTACCGTTTTGGCAAAAACTTACGGCGGTAACGCGCGTGCATTCGACCAGATCGATAACGCACCAGAAGAAAAAGCGCGTGGTATCACCATCTCTACTTCTCACGTAGAGTACGATACCCCAACTCGCCACTACGCACACGTTGACTGCCCAGGCCACGCCGACTACGTGAAAAACATGATCACCGGTGCTGCTCAGATGGACGGCGCGATCCTGGTAGTTGCTGCAACTGATGGCCCAATGCCACAGACTCGTGAGCACATCCTGCTGGGTCGTCAGGTTGGCGTTCCTTACATCATCGTGTTCCTGAACAAATGTGACATGGTTGATGATGAAGAGCTGCTGGAACTGGTGGAAATGGAAGTCCGTGAGCTGCTGTCTCAGTACGATTTCCCAGGCGACGACACCCCAATCATCCGTGGTTCTGCGCTGAAAGCGCTGGAAGGCGATGCTGAGTGGGAAGCGAAAGTTATCGAACTGGCTGAAGCACTGGATTCTTACATCCCAGAACCAGAGCGTGACATTGACAAGCCATTCCTGCTGCCAATCGAAGACGTATTCTCTATCTCTGGTCGTGGTACTGTAGTTACCGGTCGTGTAGAGCGTGGTATCGTTAAAGTTGGTGACGAAGTTGAAATCGTAGGTATCAAAGAGACGACTAAAACCACTTGTACCGGCGTTGAAATGTTCCGCAAACTGCTGGACGAAGGCCGTGCGGGTGAGAACGTGGGTGTTCTGCTGCGTGGTACTAAGCGTGATGACGTTGAGCGTGGTCAGGTTCTGGCGAAGCCAGGCTCTATCCACCCACACACTCAGTTCGAATCTGAAGTGTATATCCTGAGCAAAGATGAAGGTGGTCGTCATACGCCATTCTTCAAAGGTTACCGTCCACAGTTCTACTTCCGTACAACTGACGTAACCGGTACTATCGAACTGCCAGAAGGCGTAGAGATGGTAATGCCAGGCGACAACATCAACATGAAAGTGACTCTGATTGCGCCAATCGCAATGGACGAAGGTCTGCGTTTCGCAATCCGTGAAGGTGGCCGTACTGTAGGCGCCGGTGTTGTTGCTAAAGTGATCGCATAA
- the secE gene encoding preprotein translocase subunit SecE has protein sequence MSANSDAQESGRGLDIAKWLLVAVLLVVAIVGNYYYREYNLPLRAIAVVAIVALAGAVALWTVKGKAALAFAREARIEMRKVIWPTRQEALHTTLIVAAVTAVMSLILWGLDGILVRLVSFITGLRF, from the coding sequence ATGAGTGCGAATAGCGATGCTCAAGAAAGCGGGCGTGGTCTTGATATAGCAAAATGGCTATTGGTGGCAGTGCTACTGGTGGTTGCTATTGTGGGTAATTACTATTACCGAGAGTATAACCTGCCTCTGCGCGCGATAGCCGTGGTTGCTATTGTTGCCCTTGCAGGAGCAGTTGCATTGTGGACTGTAAAAGGTAAAGCTGCATTAGCCTTTGCCCGTGAAGCCCGCATTGAAATGCGTAAAGTCATTTGGCCAACTCGCCAGGAAGCACTGCATACGACTTTAATTGTTGCAGCTGTGACGGCTGTCATGTCTCTTATTTTGTGGGGGCTTGATGGTATTCTGGTGCGTTTAGTTTCATTTATTACAGGCCTGAGGTTTTAA
- the nusG gene encoding transcription termination/antitermination protein NusG translates to MSESPKKRWYVIQAFSGFEGRVAQSLREHIKLQEMEDFFGEVMVPTEEVVEIRSGQRRKSERKFFPGYVLVQMVMNDATWHLVRSVPRVMGFIGGTSDRPAPISDKEVDAIMNRLQQVGDKPRPKTLFEPGEMVRVSDGPFADFNGVVEEVDYEKSRLKVSVSIFGRATPVELDFSQVEKV, encoded by the coding sequence ATGTCTGAATCCCCAAAAAAGCGTTGGTATGTCATCCAGGCATTTTCTGGGTTTGAAGGTCGCGTCGCTCAATCTCTGCGTGAACATATCAAATTACAAGAGATGGAAGATTTTTTTGGCGAAGTGATGGTGCCGACAGAAGAAGTTGTTGAGATCCGCAGTGGTCAGCGCCGTAAAAGCGAGCGTAAATTCTTCCCTGGCTATGTCTTGGTACAAATGGTAATGAACGATGCGACTTGGCATTTGGTTCGTAGTGTACCTCGCGTAATGGGTTTTATCGGTGGCACCTCTGACCGCCCAGCACCAATCAGCGATAAAGAAGTTGATGCGATTATGAATCGTCTTCAACAGGTTGGTGATAAACCACGGCCAAAAACTCTGTTCGAACCAGGCGAAATGGTTCGAGTCAGCGATGGCCCGTTTGCAGACTTCAATGGTGTGGTAGAAGAAGTCGATTACGAGAAGAGCCGCTTGAAAGTATCGGTTTCTATCTTTGGTCGTGCTACGCCTGTTGAGCTGGATTTCAGCCAGGTAGAGAAAGTCTAA
- the rplK gene encoding 50S ribosomal protein L11 — protein sequence MAKKVQAYVKLQVAAGMANPSPPVGPALGQQGVNIMEFCKAFNAKTESIEKGLPIPVVITVYADRSFTFVTKTPPAAVLLKKAAGIKSGSGKPNKDKVGKVTSAQIREIAETKAADMTGADVDAMMRSIEGTARSMGLVVEG from the coding sequence ATGGCTAAGAAAGTACAAGCCTACGTTAAGCTGCAAGTTGCAGCGGGTATGGCTAACCCAAGCCCACCAGTTGGTCCAGCTCTGGGTCAGCAGGGTGTTAACATCATGGAATTCTGTAAAGCATTCAATGCTAAAACTGAAAGCATTGAGAAAGGCTTGCCAATTCCAGTTGTTATTACTGTTTACGCAGACCGTTCTTTCACTTTCGTTACCAAAACCCCACCAGCGGCTGTTCTGCTGAAAAAAGCAGCAGGCATTAAATCTGGTTCTGGCAAACCGAACAAAGATAAAGTTGGTAAAGTAACCAGCGCTCAGATTCGTGAAATTGCTGAAACTAAAGCTGCGGACATGACTGGTGCTGACGTTGACGCGATGATGCGTTCAATCGAAGGTACTGCTCGTTCCATGGGCCTGGTAGTGGAGGGTTAA
- the rplA gene encoding 50S ribosomal protein L1 → MAKLTKRMRTIREKVDATKQYDINEAVTLLKELATAKFVESVDVAVNLGIDARKSDQNVRGATVLPHGTGRSVRVAVFTQGANAEAAKAAGAELVGMEDLAELVKKGEMDFDVVIASPDAMRVVGQLGQILGPRGLMPNPKVGTVTPNVAEAVQNAKAGQVRYRNDKNGIIHTTIGKVDFDADKLKENLEALLVALKKAKPSSAKGVYVKKVSLSTTMGAGVAIDQSSLNASA, encoded by the coding sequence ATGGCTAAACTGACCAAGCGCATGCGCACTATCCGTGAAAAAGTTGATGCAACTAAACAATATGACATCAACGAAGCTGTTACTCTGCTGAAAGAACTGGCGACTGCCAAATTCGTAGAAAGCGTTGACGTAGCTGTTAATCTTGGCATTGATGCTCGTAAATCTGACCAGAACGTTCGTGGTGCAACTGTATTGCCACACGGTACTGGCCGTTCAGTACGTGTTGCTGTATTTACTCAGGGTGCAAACGCTGAAGCGGCTAAAGCTGCTGGCGCAGAACTGGTAGGTATGGAAGATCTGGCTGAACTGGTTAAGAAAGGCGAGATGGACTTCGACGTTGTTATCGCATCTCCAGATGCAATGCGCGTTGTTGGCCAACTGGGTCAAATCCTGGGTCCACGCGGTCTGATGCCAAACCCGAAAGTAGGTACTGTAACTCCTAACGTTGCTGAAGCTGTACAGAACGCTAAAGCGGGTCAGGTTCGTTACCGTAACGACAAGAACGGTATCATCCACACCACTATCGGTAAAGTTGACTTCGACGCTGACAAACTGAAAGAAAACCTGGAAGCTCTGCTGGTTGCGCTGAAAAAAGCAAAACCATCTTCTGCTAAAGGCGTTTACGTTAAGAAAGTTAGCCTGTCTACTACCATGGGTGCAGGTGTTGCGATCGACCAGTCTAGTCTGAACGCATCAGCTTAA
- the rplJ gene encoding 50S ribosomal protein L10, with product MALNLQDKQAIVAEVSEVAKGALSAVVADSRGVTVDKMTELRKAGREAGVYMRVVRNTLMRRAVEGTEFECLKEAFVGPTLIAFSNEHPGAAARLFKDFAKANPAFEIKAAAFEGEFIPASNIDRLATLPTYEEAIARLMSTMKEAAAGKLVRTLAALRDQKEAA from the coding sequence ATGGCACTAAATCTTCAAGACAAACAAGCGATTGTTGCTGAAGTCAGCGAAGTAGCCAAAGGCGCGCTGTCTGCGGTTGTTGCGGATTCTCGCGGCGTTACCGTAGATAAAATGACTGAACTGCGTAAAGCAGGTCGCGAAGCTGGCGTTTATATGCGTGTTGTTCGTAACACTCTGATGCGCCGTGCTGTTGAAGGTACTGAATTTGAGTGCCTGAAAGAAGCGTTTGTTGGTCCAACCTTGATTGCTTTTTCTAACGAACATCCGGGCGCAGCTGCTCGTCTGTTCAAAGATTTCGCGAAAGCGAACCCAGCATTCGAGATTAAAGCAGCAGCCTTTGAAGGTGAGTTTATCCCAGCGAGCAACATCGATCGCCTGGCAACACTCCCAACTTACGAAGAAGCAATCGCACGCCTGATGTCAACCATGAAAGAAGCCGCTGCAGGCAAACTGGTTCGCACTCTGGCTGCGCTACGCGATCAGAAAGAAGCTGCTTAA
- the rplL gene encoding 50S ribosomal protein L7/L12: MSITKEQILDAVAEMSVMDVVELISMMEEKFGVSAAAAVAVVGGAAEAVEEKTEFDVILTGAGANKVAVIKAVRGATGLGLKEAKDLVESAPAALKEGISKEDAEALKKSLEEAGASVEIK; encoded by the coding sequence ATGTCTATCACTAAAGAACAAATTCTGGACGCAGTTGCAGAAATGTCTGTAATGGACGTTGTTGAACTGATCAGCATGATGGAAGAAAAATTCGGCGTTTCTGCTGCTGCAGCTGTAGCTGTAGTTGGTGGTGCTGCTGAAGCCGTTGAAGAAAAAACTGAATTCGACGTAATCCTGACTGGCGCTGGCGCTAACAAAGTTGCTGTAATCAAAGCAGTACGTGGCGCAACTGGCCTGGGTCTGAAAGAAGCGAAAGACCTGGTTGAAAGCGCACCAGCAGCTCTGAAAGAAGGCATCAGCAAAGAAGACGCTGAAGCTCTGAAAAAATCTCTGGAAGAAGCAGGTGCTTCTGTTGAGATCAAGTAA